From one Streptomyces sp. R41 genomic stretch:
- a CDS encoding ATP-dependent helicase yields MVSSAHRALDGFSPATRGWFTGAFSAPTAAQAGAWAAIGAGSDVLVVAPTGSGKTLAAFLAALDQLASTPPPADPKKRCRVLYVSPLKALAVDVERNLRSPLTGIRQEAVRLGQPEPEVKVGIRSGDTPAAERRALATRPPDILITTPESLFLMLTSATRDALTGIETVILDEVHAVAGTKRGAHLALTLERLDELLPKPARRIGLSATVRPVDEVARYLSPQRKVEIVQPPSGKEFDLSVVVPVEDLGELGGSPVADGNEGAEKPSIWPHVEERITDLVQSHRSTIVFANSRRLAERLCNRLNEIAYERATGEPLEEAHAPAQLMGGSGAAQGAPPVIARAHHGSVSKEQRALVEEDLKAGRLPAVVATSSLELGIDMGAVDLVIQVESPPSVASGLQRVGRAGHQVGAVSTGVVFPKYRGDLVQAAVVTERMRTGSIESLRVPANPLDVLAQQLVAMTALDTWQVDDLLATVRRAAPFASLPESAFTAVLDMLAGRYPSDAFAELRPRVVWDRVAGTVTGRPGAQRLAVTSGGTIPDRGLFGVFLAGADPKKGGGRVGELDEEMVYESRVGDVFTLGTSSWRIEDITRDRVLVSPAPGVPGRLPFWKGDQLGRPLELGRAVGAFLREVGSLPKDDARLRLLAAGLDAWAADNVLSYLAEQREACGHIPDDRTIVVERFRDELGDWRVVVHSPFGAQVHAPWALALGAKLSERYGMDAQVMHADDGIVLRLPDADLMGLDLLDQTPMKAGTEYDADQAPVGAADVAFDKGEVNQIVTDQVGGSALFASRFRECAARALLLPRRNPGKRTPLWQQRQRAAQLLQVASEFGSFPIVLEAVRECLQDVFDVPGLTELMGDIESRKVRLVEVTTPEPSPFARSLLFGYVAQFLYEGDSPLAERRAAALSLDSRLLAELLGQAELRELLDADVLAELERELQWLTEDRRVKDAEGVADLLRLLGPLTDAELAERGAEPQWARELAAARRAIRVRIAGTDHWAAIEDAGRLRDALGTALPVGVPEAFTEPVKDPLGDLLARYARTHGPFTSTTAAARFGLGTAVTDGALQRLAASGRVVQGEFHPAGIGQEWCDAAVLRRLRRRSLAALRHELEPVPPAALAQFLPQWQHVGSGHGLRGIDGLVRAIEQLQGASVPASALEKLVLPSRVAGYAPALLDELTAAGEVVWAGAGALPGKDGWVSLYLADAAPLLLPAPHPLELTALHQSILDALSGGYGLFFRQIADQVRATTHPDATDPQLADAVWDLAWSGRLTNDTLAPMRSLLGSGRTAGSTAHRAKRSIPRGRYGSLTGAARPQSRTGPPTVAGRWSLLPGREPDPTVRAHALARTLLDRHGVVTRGAVAAEGVEGGFSAVYRILSAFEDSGQARRGYVVEGLGAAQFAMDGAVDRLRAAANARDRGEALSDPDLTNGFPGSQVFPAGGGRTNGRPGNQGPTHAHGFPDGSGFGNAHGFPDSPGFADDDGFASSTGPAGDHTFTADHTFVADSAFSAEPPGPAYPGNPAFSNNRSRTRATTQAVVLAAADPANAYGAALSWPDPPTEAGHKPGRKAGSLVVLVDGELTLYMERGGKTLLAWPSDPDGSVTEDIRLRAAAEALAGAARAGSLGTVTVERVNGASALTSPLGTVLETAGFIATPRGLRLRA; encoded by the coding sequence ATGGTCAGCTCCGCACACCGAGCCCTCGACGGCTTCTCCCCCGCCACCCGCGGCTGGTTCACGGGGGCATTCTCCGCGCCCACCGCGGCCCAGGCCGGGGCATGGGCGGCCATCGGCGCGGGCTCGGACGTCCTGGTCGTCGCCCCGACCGGCTCCGGCAAGACCCTGGCCGCGTTCCTCGCCGCGCTCGACCAGCTGGCCTCGACTCCGCCGCCGGCGGACCCAAAGAAGCGCTGCCGAGTGCTGTACGTATCACCGCTGAAGGCCCTCGCGGTGGATGTCGAGCGGAATCTGCGCAGCCCGCTGACCGGCATCCGACAGGAGGCGGTGCGGCTCGGACAGCCCGAGCCCGAGGTGAAGGTGGGCATCCGCTCCGGCGACACCCCGGCCGCCGAGCGCCGCGCACTGGCCACGCGCCCGCCGGACATTCTGATCACGACCCCCGAGTCACTGTTCCTCATGCTGACGTCGGCCACGCGCGACGCGCTGACGGGCATCGAGACGGTGATCCTTGACGAGGTGCACGCGGTCGCGGGCACCAAGCGCGGTGCCCATCTCGCACTCACCCTGGAGCGCCTCGACGAGCTGCTGCCCAAGCCCGCCCGACGCATTGGCCTGTCCGCGACGGTGCGTCCGGTGGACGAGGTCGCGCGCTATCTCTCGCCCCAGCGCAAGGTGGAGATCGTCCAGCCGCCGTCCGGCAAGGAGTTCGACCTCTCCGTGGTCGTCCCAGTCGAGGACTTGGGCGAGTTGGGGGGCTCGCCGGTCGCCGACGGCAATGAGGGCGCCGAGAAGCCCTCCATCTGGCCGCATGTCGAGGAGCGGATCACCGACCTCGTCCAGTCCCACCGTTCGACGATCGTGTTCGCCAACTCCCGCCGCCTGGCGGAGCGCCTCTGCAACCGGCTCAACGAAATCGCGTACGAGCGGGCGACCGGCGAGCCCCTCGAAGAGGCACACGCCCCAGCCCAGTTGATGGGCGGATCGGGCGCGGCTCAAGGCGCTCCGCCCGTCATCGCCCGCGCCCACCACGGCTCCGTCTCCAAAGAGCAGCGGGCCCTGGTCGAGGAGGACCTGAAGGCGGGCCGGCTGCCCGCGGTGGTCGCCACATCCAGTCTCGAACTGGGCATCGACATGGGCGCTGTGGACCTCGTCATCCAGGTGGAGTCGCCGCCGTCCGTGGCCTCCGGGCTCCAGCGCGTGGGCCGCGCGGGACACCAGGTGGGCGCGGTCTCCACGGGCGTCGTGTTCCCCAAGTACCGCGGCGACCTGGTCCAGGCGGCCGTGGTCACCGAGCGGATGCGCACCGGCTCCATCGAGTCCCTCCGGGTCCCCGCCAATCCCCTGGACGTGCTGGCCCAGCAGCTCGTCGCCATGACCGCGCTCGACACCTGGCAGGTCGACGACCTGCTTGCCACGGTCCGCCGGGCGGCCCCCTTCGCGTCGCTCCCGGAGTCGGCGTTCACCGCCGTGCTCGACATGCTCGCGGGCCGTTATCCCTCCGACGCGTTCGCGGAGCTCAGGCCCCGCGTGGTGTGGGACCGCGTCGCGGGCACGGTCACCGGGCGCCCCGGCGCCCAGCGCCTCGCCGTCACCTCCGGGGGCACCATCCCCGACCGCGGGCTCTTCGGAGTCTTCCTCGCGGGGGCCGACCCCAAGAAGGGCGGCGGCCGGGTCGGCGAGCTCGACGAGGAGATGGTCTACGAGTCCCGCGTCGGCGACGTCTTCACGCTGGGCACCAGCTCCTGGCGCATCGAGGACATCACCCGCGACCGTGTGCTGGTCTCCCCCGCACCCGGCGTCCCTGGCAGGCTGCCCTTCTGGAAGGGCGACCAGCTCGGCCGCCCGCTCGAACTGGGCCGCGCGGTCGGCGCGTTCCTGCGCGAGGTCGGCTCGCTCCCCAAGGACGACGCCCGGCTCCGACTGCTCGCCGCGGGACTGGACGCCTGGGCCGCCGACAACGTGCTGTCGTACCTCGCCGAACAGCGCGAGGCGTGCGGGCACATCCCGGACGACCGGACCATCGTCGTCGAACGCTTCCGCGACGAGCTGGGCGACTGGCGAGTCGTCGTGCACTCCCCCTTCGGCGCCCAGGTCCACGCCCCCTGGGCCCTCGCCCTCGGCGCCAAGCTCTCCGAGCGGTACGGCATGGACGCCCAGGTCATGCACGCCGACGACGGCATCGTGCTGCGACTGCCGGACGCCGACCTGATGGGCCTGGATCTGCTCGACCAGACGCCCATGAAGGCGGGCACGGAGTACGACGCGGACCAGGCGCCGGTCGGCGCGGCGGACGTCGCCTTCGACAAGGGCGAGGTCAACCAGATCGTCACCGACCAGGTGGGCGGCTCGGCACTGTTCGCCTCCCGTTTCCGCGAGTGCGCCGCCCGCGCGCTGCTGTTGCCGCGCCGCAACCCCGGCAAGCGCACCCCGCTGTGGCAGCAGCGGCAGCGCGCCGCGCAACTGCTCCAGGTGGCCAGCGAGTTCGGCTCGTTCCCGATCGTCCTGGAGGCGGTCCGCGAATGCCTTCAGGACGTCTTCGACGTCCCTGGCCTCACGGAGCTGATGGGCGACATCGAGTCGCGCAAGGTGCGCCTCGTCGAGGTCACCACACCGGAGCCTTCCCCCTTCGCCCGCTCGCTCCTCTTCGGATATGTCGCCCAGTTCCTGTACGAGGGGGACTCACCGCTCGCCGAGCGCCGCGCCGCCGCCCTGTCGCTGGACTCGCGGCTACTGGCCGAGCTGCTTGGCCAGGCCGAGCTGCGCGAGCTCCTCGACGCCGATGTCCTGGCCGAGCTGGAGCGGGAGCTCCAGTGGCTGACGGAGGACCGTCGCGTCAAGGACGCCGAAGGTGTAGCCGATCTGCTGCGTCTGCTGGGCCCGCTCACGGACGCCGAGCTGGCCGAGCGGGGCGCCGAGCCGCAGTGGGCCCGGGAGCTGGCCGCCGCCCGCCGCGCCATCCGGGTCCGGATCGCCGGGACCGACCACTGGGCGGCGATCGAGGACGCCGGCCGGCTGCGCGACGCACTCGGTACGGCGCTGCCCGTCGGCGTCCCGGAGGCCTTCACCGAGCCGGTCAAGGACCCGCTCGGCGACCTCCTCGCTCGGTACGCGCGCACCCACGGCCCGTTCACCTCGACAACGGCCGCCGCCCGCTTCGGCCTCGGTACGGCCGTGACGGACGGAGCGCTGCAGCGACTTGCCGCGAGCGGCCGTGTCGTACAAGGGGAGTTCCATCCGGCGGGCATCGGCCAGGAGTGGTGTGACGCGGCCGTGCTGCGCAGGCTGCGGCGCCGTTCGCTGGCGGCTCTGCGCCATGAGCTGGAGCCGGTGCCGCCCGCCGCGCTCGCGCAGTTCCTGCCGCAGTGGCAGCACGTGGGCAGCGGGCACGGGCTGCGCGGTATAGACGGACTGGTGCGCGCCATCGAGCAGTTGCAGGGCGCGTCCGTGCCCGCGTCCGCGCTGGAGAAGCTCGTCCTGCCGTCCCGGGTCGCCGGTTACGCCCCGGCGTTGCTCGACGAGCTCACGGCCGCCGGCGAGGTCGTCTGGGCCGGGGCGGGAGCGTTGCCCGGCAAGGACGGCTGGGTCTCGCTGTATCTGGCGGACGCGGCCCCGCTGCTCCTGCCGGCCCCGCACCCCTTGGAGTTGACCGCGCTCCACCAGTCGATCCTGGACGCCCTCTCCGGGGGCTACGGCCTCTTCTTCCGCCAGATCGCCGACCAAGTGCGCGCCACCACGCATCCCGACGCCACCGATCCCCAACTGGCCGACGCCGTCTGGGACCTGGCCTGGTCAGGACGGCTCACGAACGACACGCTCGCGCCGATGCGCTCCCTCCTGGGGTCGGGCCGTACGGCCGGGTCCACGGCCCACCGCGCCAAGCGCTCGATCCCACGCGGGCGCTACGGCTCCCTGACCGGCGCCGCGCGCCCCCAGTCCCGTACGGGCCCGCCGACCGTGGCGGGCCGCTGGTCGCTGCTGCCCGGGCGCGAGCCCGACCCCACCGTGCGCGCCCACGCCCTGGCCCGCACCCTGCTCGACCGGCACGGCGTGGTGACCCGGGGCGCCGTCGCCGCGGAGGGCGTCGAGGGTGGCTTCTCGGCGGTGTACCGCATCCTGTCCGCCTTCGAGGACAGCGGCCAGGCGCGCCGCGGCTATGTGGTCGAAGGCCTCGGCGCCGCCCAGTTCGCGATGGACGGCGCGGTGGACCGCCTGCGCGCCGCGGCGAACGCCCGGGACCGGGGCGAGGCTTTGTCCGATCCGGACCTCACGAACGGATTCCCGGGCTCGCAGGTTTTCCCGGCCGGCGGCGGCCGTACGAACGGCCGCCCAGGCAACCAGGGCCCCACGCACGCCCACGGCTTCCCGGACGGGTCCGGCTTCGGCAACGCCCACGGCTTCCCCGACAGCCCGGGCTTCGCCGACGACGACGGCTTCGCGAGCAGCACCGGTCCCGCCGGCGACCACACCTTCACGGCCGACCACACGTTCGTGGCCGACTCCGCCTTCTCGGCCGAGCCCCCGGGCCCGGCCTACCCCGGCAACCCCGCCTTCTCGAACAACCGCTCCCGCACCCGCGCGACCACCCAAGCCGTGGTCCTCGCCGCGGCCGACCCCGCCAACGCCTACGGCGCGGCCCTGTCGTGGCCCGACCCCCCGACAGAGGCCGGGCACAAGCCGGGCCGCAAGGCGGGCTCCCTGGTCGTGCTGGTCGACGGCGAGCTGACCCTGTACATGGAGCGTGGCGGCAAGACCCTGCTGGCCTGGCCCTCCGATCCGGACGGGTCGGTCACGGAGGACATACGTCTGCGCGCCGCCGCCGAGGCCCTCGCCGGAGCGGCCCGCGCCGGCTCTCTGGGCACGGTCACGGTGGAGCGCGTCAACGGCGCCTCCGCGCTGACATCCCCTTTGGGCACCGTCCTGGAGACGGCGGGCTTCATCGCGACGCCCCGCGGACTGCGCCTTCGCGCGTAA
- a CDS encoding AI-2E family transporter, with the protein MAPTDETAQVAQQASPFGTTPPSGPPAGDAAAPSGRMPRWLPRAMVLALALVAVFQLGSWAFHQLTSLLINILIAFFLALAIEPAVSWMASRGMRRGLATFLVFFGAMIAIAGFITLLGSMLAGQIIKMIEGFPDYLDSVINWINTHFHTDLRRVDIQDSLVHSDWLRKYVQNSATGVLDVSAQVLGGLFKLLTIALFSFYFAADGPRLRRALCSVLPPARQAEVLRAWEIAVDKTGGYLYSRGLMALISGIAHYILLESLGVPYAPVLGVWVGLVSQFIPTIGTYLAGALPMLIAFTIDPWYALWVLIFVVIYQQFENYVLQPKLTAKTVDIHPAVAFGSVIAGTALLGAVGALIAIPAVATLQAFLGAYVKRYDVTDDPRVHGHRTSGQGRFFARVRGLFSR; encoded by the coding sequence GTGGCCCCGACAGACGAGACCGCGCAGGTCGCCCAGCAGGCATCACCGTTCGGCACGACGCCGCCCAGCGGCCCCCCGGCCGGGGACGCGGCCGCCCCGAGCGGGCGCATGCCGCGCTGGCTGCCGCGCGCCATGGTGCTCGCCCTCGCGCTCGTCGCCGTCTTCCAGCTGGGCAGTTGGGCGTTCCACCAGCTCACCAGCCTGCTGATCAACATTCTCATCGCGTTCTTCCTGGCACTCGCGATAGAACCCGCGGTGAGCTGGATGGCCTCGCGCGGCATGCGCAGGGGACTGGCCACCTTCCTCGTCTTCTTCGGCGCGATGATCGCGATCGCCGGATTCATCACGCTGCTGGGCTCGATGCTCGCGGGCCAGATCATCAAGATGATCGAGGGCTTCCCCGACTACCTCGACTCGGTCATCAACTGGATCAACACCCACTTCCACACCGACTTGAGACGGGTGGACATCCAGGACAGCCTGGTCCACTCCGACTGGCTGCGGAAGTACGTGCAGAACAGCGCCACAGGCGTCCTGGACGTGTCCGCGCAGGTGCTGGGCGGCCTCTTCAAGCTGCTGACGATCGCGCTGTTCTCGTTCTACTTCGCCGCCGACGGACCGCGGCTGCGGCGCGCGCTGTGCTCGGTGCTGCCACCGGCCCGGCAGGCCGAGGTGCTGCGCGCGTGGGAGATCGCCGTCGACAAGACCGGCGGTTATCTGTACTCACGTGGTCTGATGGCGCTGATCTCCGGCATCGCGCACTACATCCTGCTGGAGTCCCTGGGTGTGCCCTACGCGCCCGTGCTCGGCGTCTGGGTGGGCCTGGTATCGCAGTTCATCCCCACCATCGGCACCTATCTCGCGGGCGCCCTGCCGATGCTGATCGCCTTCACGATCGACCCCTGGTACGCGCTGTGGGTGCTCATCTTCGTCGTCATCTACCAGCAGTTCGAGAACTATGTACTGCAGCCCAAGCTGACCGCCAAGACCGTCGACATCCACCCCGCCGTCGCCTTCGGGTCGGTCATCGCGGGCACCGCGCTCCTCGGTGCTGTCGGCGCACTGATAGCCATCCCCGCCGTCGCCACCCTGCAGGCCTTCCTGGGGGCGTATGTGAAGCGGTACGACGTCACGGACGACCCCCGGGTGCACGGGCACCGGACAAGTGGCCAAGGCCGTTTCTTCGCGCGCGTGCGGGGGCTGTTCAGCCGGTGA
- a CDS encoding SDR family NAD(P)-dependent oxidoreductase: MPLKAYDLTGRTAFVTGAASGIGRASAVLLAEAGATVHCADRDAQGLHETATLIKGKGGTAHTHPLDVTDRDQLQQAVASCERLDVMAAVAGIMHSSPVLETRDEDLDRVLSVNFKGVLYACQEAARLMIAKSIRGSIITMASGAIDTGGPGLFCYSAAKAAVVQLTKTLATEVGPHGIRVNAVAPGWIRTPMTNRHGDAQAHTEAFMARLSPLGRVGEPEDIAHAVLHLASDASTFTTGQILRPNGGVAMPW; encoded by the coding sequence ATGCCCCTCAAGGCGTACGACCTCACCGGACGCACCGCATTCGTCACCGGCGCCGCCAGCGGCATCGGCCGCGCATCCGCCGTTCTGCTCGCGGAGGCGGGCGCCACCGTCCACTGCGCGGACCGTGACGCGCAGGGCCTGCACGAGACGGCGACCCTGATCAAGGGCAAGGGCGGCACCGCCCACACCCACCCGCTCGACGTCACCGACCGCGACCAGCTCCAGCAGGCCGTCGCCTCCTGCGAACGCCTCGACGTCATGGCGGCGGTCGCCGGGATCATGCACAGCAGCCCCGTCCTGGAGACCCGCGACGAGGACCTCGACCGGGTGTTGAGCGTCAACTTCAAGGGCGTGCTGTACGCCTGCCAGGAAGCCGCCCGGCTCATGATCGCGAAGAGCATCCGCGGCAGCATCATCACGATGGCGTCGGGAGCCATAGACACCGGCGGCCCCGGCCTGTTCTGCTACAGCGCGGCGAAGGCGGCCGTCGTGCAGCTGACGAAGACCCTGGCGACCGAGGTCGGCCCGCACGGCATCCGCGTCAACGCGGTCGCGCCCGGCTGGATCCGTACGCCGATGACCAACCGCCACGGGGATGCGCAGGCACACACGGAAGCCTTCATGGCGCGGCTGTCGCCGCTGGGCCGGGTCGGCGAACCCGAGGACATCGCCCACGCCGTACTGCACCTGGCCTCGGACGCCTCGACGTTCACCACGGGCCAGATCCTCCGCCCCAACGGAGGTGTGGCGATGCCTTGGTAG
- a CDS encoding DNA-formamidopyrimidine glycosylase family protein — protein MPEGDTVWQAARRLHLALAGKVLTRSDLRVPKYATADLTGRMVLDVTPRGKHLLTRIEGGLTLHSHLRMDGSWKVYANGQRWSGGPTHQIRAILGTADRTAVGYRLPVLELLRTTDEDRAVGHLGPDLLGPDWDPDLALENLLRDPARPLGEALLDQRNLAGIGNVYKSELCFLLGVTPWLPIGDLPADRAAQLPALAKKLLEVNRDRPARSTTGRRDQNLFVYGRTPRPCLRCRTPIRSADQGDGSRQRPTYWCPTCQRGPTPPPGAAQPRTSPRRTTN, from the coding sequence ATGCCCGAAGGAGACACCGTCTGGCAGGCCGCGAGGCGGCTGCACCTCGCCCTCGCGGGCAAGGTGCTGACCCGTTCCGACCTGCGGGTGCCCAAGTACGCCACCGCCGACCTGACCGGACGCATGGTCCTGGACGTCACGCCGCGCGGCAAGCACCTCCTCACGCGGATCGAGGGCGGACTGACCCTGCACTCGCATCTGCGGATGGACGGCTCGTGGAAGGTGTACGCGAACGGCCAGCGCTGGAGCGGCGGCCCCACGCACCAGATCCGGGCCATCCTCGGCACCGCGGACCGCACGGCCGTCGGCTACCGGCTGCCCGTGCTGGAGTTGCTCCGCACCACCGACGAGGACCGTGCGGTCGGCCATCTCGGCCCCGATCTCCTGGGCCCGGACTGGGACCCGGACCTGGCGCTGGAGAACCTTCTGCGCGACCCTGCCCGCCCCCTCGGCGAGGCCCTGCTCGACCAGCGCAATCTCGCCGGCATCGGCAACGTCTACAAGAGCGAACTCTGCTTCCTGCTCGGCGTCACCCCCTGGCTCCCCATCGGCGACCTGCCCGCCGACCGCGCCGCCCAGCTGCCCGCCCTCGCCAAGAAGCTCCTCGAAGTCAACCGCGACCGGCCGGCGCGCAGCACCACGGGCCGCCGCGACCAGAACCTCTTCGTCTACGGCCGCACACCCCGCCCCTGCCTGCGCTGCCGCACCCCGATCCGTTCGGCGGACCAGGGTGACGGTTCCCGCCAGCGCCCCACCTACTGGTGCCCGACGTGCCAGAGGGGGCCCACCCCGCCGCCGGGCGCCGCCCAGCCCCGTACAAGTCCCCGACGTACGACTAATTGA
- a CDS encoding PucR family transcriptional regulator yields MELVDLLLESHHRVVGAVAETYVDERTALEADARAQRRSLVRGLLDGVLKPGHILLDELRLEGPALVLALDLGASAEGSVGERRRQRRAQTVLDHTFGTEVAALLDTRPGRAVVPKECEPPDDLAQRLSKALRTSVRVAHVPAAGPDDIPEAARTATEILRVTRACGLPPGLHRLEDVLLEFHLSRPDPSSHKIAALLDPVADRPELLETLRTHLARRQDRRATATALGLHPNTVDNRLAKIGELTGIDLSSPRGAALAIAALLLRDTRDTRDTPSDGPYQRP; encoded by the coding sequence GTGGAGCTGGTCGACCTCCTCCTGGAGTCGCACCACAGGGTCGTGGGCGCGGTCGCCGAGACGTACGTCGACGAGCGCACCGCTCTGGAGGCCGACGCCCGCGCCCAGCGCCGCTCCCTGGTACGCGGACTACTGGACGGAGTGCTCAAGCCCGGCCACATCCTCCTGGACGAGTTGCGCCTGGAAGGCCCAGCCCTGGTGCTCGCCCTCGACCTCGGAGCGTCCGCCGAGGGTTCCGTGGGCGAACGGCGGCGACAGCGCAGGGCGCAGACCGTCCTGGACCACACCTTCGGTACGGAGGTGGCGGCGCTCCTGGACACCCGCCCGGGCCGTGCCGTGGTACCCAAGGAGTGCGAGCCGCCGGACGACCTCGCGCAGCGGCTGAGCAAGGCCCTGAGGACGTCGGTCAGGGTCGCGCACGTACCGGCCGCCGGGCCCGATGACATCCCGGAGGCGGCCCGCACCGCGACGGAGATCCTGCGCGTCACGCGCGCGTGCGGGTTGCCGCCCGGACTGCACCGCCTGGAGGACGTCCTTCTGGAGTTCCATCTCTCGCGCCCAGATCCCAGCAGCCACAAGATCGCCGCACTGCTCGATCCCGTCGCCGACCGCCCCGAGCTCCTGGAGACCCTGCGGACCCACCTCGCCCGCCGGCAGGACCGCAGGGCCACCGCGACGGCGCTGGGACTGCACCCGAACACCGTCGACAACCGGCTCGCCAAGATCGGCGAACTGACCGGCATCGACCTGTCGTCACCCCGAGGAGCGGCCCTGGCGATCGCGGCGCTGCTCCTCAGGGACACGAGGGACACCAGGGACACTCCGAGCGACGGCCCGTACCAACGTCCCTGA
- a CDS encoding AzlC family ABC transporter permease, whose product MAEQTALADIRGEDGGRREGGGGGGDAGRGEGGGRHGDVGRSGDVGKPDAVVVRDALGVGVAVGLSGFAFGVTSAGSGLTLLQTCALSLLVFTGASQFALVGALAAGGNPLTAAAGAFFLGVRNAFYGLRLSQLLALPRAVRPFAAQWVIDETTAVALAQPTRRSVRIGFTVTGLSLYVLWNLTTLLGAVGAEAIGDTDAWGLDAAGPAVFLALLAPMLKTTTERAAAGIAVLLMLGLLPVLPAGVPVLVAALAAPAVLYVEGRRSVKTANDAPREDR is encoded by the coding sequence GTGGCAGAACAGACAGCTCTCGCAGACATACGAGGTGAAGACGGCGGACGCCGTGAAGGCGGCGGAGGCGGTGGAGACGCCGGTCGCGGTGAAGGCGGCGGACGCCATGGAGACGTCGGACGCAGTGGAGACGTCGGAAAACCCGACGCCGTCGTCGTCCGGGACGCCCTAGGGGTCGGGGTCGCCGTCGGGCTGTCCGGTTTCGCGTTCGGGGTGACCTCGGCCGGCAGCGGGCTCACGCTGCTGCAGACCTGCGCGCTCAGCCTCCTGGTGTTCACCGGTGCCTCGCAGTTCGCGCTCGTGGGCGCGCTCGCGGCCGGGGGCAACCCGCTCACGGCGGCCGCGGGCGCCTTCTTCCTCGGGGTGCGCAACGCCTTTTACGGGCTGCGCCTGTCGCAACTGCTCGCCCTCCCGCGCGCGGTGCGTCCGTTCGCCGCGCAGTGGGTCATCGACGAGACCACGGCGGTCGCGCTCGCCCAACCCACCCGCCGCAGCGTCCGCATCGGCTTCACCGTCACCGGGCTCTCCCTCTACGTGCTGTGGAACCTCACCACCTTGCTCGGCGCCGTCGGAGCCGAGGCCATCGGCGACACCGACGCGTGGGGGCTGGACGCCGCCGGGCCCGCCGTCTTCCTGGCGCTGCTCGCGCCCATGCTGAAGACCACCACGGAGCGCGCCGCCGCGGGGATCGCGGTCCTCCTGATGCTTGGTCTGCTGCCCGTGCTGCCCGCCGGAGTTCCCGTACTGGTGGCCGCGCTGGCCGCTCCCGCCGTCCTCTACGTAGAGGGGCGCCGCAGTGTGAAGACCGCCAATGACGCACCAAGGGAAGACCGTTGA
- a CDS encoding DUF3046 domain-containing protein: MRLTVFWQRMADHFGAGYADTFARDHVMTELGGRTVHEALNAGWEAKDVWRVVCTAMNVPYENR; the protein is encoded by the coding sequence ATGCGGTTGACGGTCTTCTGGCAGCGGATGGCGGATCACTTCGGTGCGGGGTACGCCGACACCTTCGCGCGCGATCACGTGATGACGGAGCTCGGCGGGCGCACCGTGCACGAGGCGCTCAACGCCGGCTGGGAGGCCAAGGACGTGTGGCGCGTGGTGTGCACGGCCATGAACGTTCCGTACGAAAACCGCTGA
- a CDS encoding AzlD domain-containing protein, producing the protein MNIWIAIGATAFGCYAVKLIGLLVPAGVLERPLVQRLAALLPVALLAALTAQQTFADGRVLVVDAKAAGLAAAAVALILRAPFLLVVAAAVVVTAGVRAMTG; encoded by the coding sequence TTGAACATCTGGATCGCCATCGGCGCGACCGCATTCGGCTGCTACGCCGTCAAACTCATCGGGCTGCTGGTCCCCGCCGGCGTACTGGAGCGGCCGCTCGTCCAGCGCCTCGCCGCTCTGCTGCCGGTCGCCCTCCTCGCCGCGCTCACGGCCCAGCAGACCTTCGCCGACGGGCGCGTCCTGGTCGTGGACGCGAAGGCCGCGGGACTGGCCGCGGCGGCCGTCGCACTGATCCTGCGGGCTCCCTTCCTGCTCGTGGTCGCCGCGGCGGTGGTGGTGACCGCGGGGGTTCGGGCGATGACCGGCTGA